In a genomic window of Lycium ferocissimum isolate CSIRO_LF1 chromosome 9, AGI_CSIRO_Lferr_CH_V1, whole genome shotgun sequence:
- the LOC132031799 gene encoding uncharacterized protein LOC132031799: protein MTIKLVMGGFTLSIISAYAPQAGLDKEEKRRFWEDLDEAVGSIPPNEKLFVGGDFNGHNGSVSRGYDDVHGGFGFRDRNGGGVSLLDFAKAFGLVVANSSFPKKKEHLVTFRNSAAATQIYFLLLRKDDKGLCKDCNVIPSENLTTQHKLLVIDLEIKRKKKKRVVDDRSRIRWGSLTLFSALEMGEKSALGAWDSRGDATKWDRKPTDRK, encoded by the coding sequence ATGACGATTAAGTTGGTCATGGGAGGGTTCACCTTGAGCATTATTAGTGCCTACGCGCCGCAAGCGGGTTTGGATAAGGAGGAAAAGAGGCGCTTTTGGGAGGACTTGGATGAAGCGGTGGGAAGTATACCGCCTAATGAGAAGTTATTCGTAGGAGGAGATTTCAATGGGCACAATGGGTCTGTTTCGAGGGGTTATGATGATGTACATGGGGGGTTTGGCTTCCGGGACAGGAACGGAGGAGGAGTCTCACTCCTGGATTTCGCAAAGGCTTTTGGATTGGTGGTAGCCAACTCGAGTTTTCCGAAGAAGAAGGAGCACTTAGTAACTTTCCGTAACTCGGCGGCTGCGACGCAGATATACTTTTTGCTCCTTAGAAAAGATGATAAAGGCCTCTGTAAGGACTGCAATGTCATTCCGAGTGAGAATCTTACGACCCAACATAAGCTATTGGTGATAGATTTGGagataaagaggaagaagaagaagagggtcgtgGATGATCGATCGAGAATTAGGTGGGGGAGTTTGACTTTGTTTAGTGCCCTAGAGATGGGGGAGAAATCGGCGCTGGGGGCGTGGGATAGTAGGGGGGACGCAACCAAGTGGGATAGAAAACCAACAGACAGGAAGTAG